One region of Jatrophihabitans cynanchi genomic DNA includes:
- a CDS encoding NADH-quinone oxidoreductase subunit C, translating to MSGPVERPVPDNSAPEQSAAEIERSTVAQGPNDDRGADRHGMFGVAGSGDTSGFGGLVREAWVPAAAERPYGSYFDEVVDGLQAVCPEGVTKVVIDRGELTLHVAREHLLAVATALRNDPGLRFELCSSVSGVDYLGTQHRLHAVYHLVSMTYRRRIRLEVAVSVEDPHIPSVTALYPGADWQERETYDMFGIIFDGHPALTRILMPDDWDGFPQRKDYPLGGIPVQYKGATIPPPDERRAYK from the coding sequence ATGAGCGGACCGGTGGAGCGACCCGTCCCGGACAACTCCGCGCCGGAACAGAGCGCGGCGGAGATCGAGCGGTCGACTGTTGCACAGGGACCGAACGACGACCGGGGGGCCGACCGGCACGGCATGTTCGGTGTCGCCGGCTCCGGCGACACGTCCGGCTTCGGTGGCCTGGTCCGCGAGGCCTGGGTGCCGGCCGCCGCCGAACGCCCGTACGGCTCCTACTTCGACGAGGTCGTCGACGGCCTGCAGGCCGTCTGCCCCGAAGGCGTCACCAAGGTCGTGATCGACCGGGGCGAACTCACCCTGCACGTCGCGCGGGAACACCTCCTCGCCGTCGCGACGGCGCTGCGCAACGACCCGGGCCTGCGCTTCGAACTGTGCTCGAGCGTGTCCGGCGTCGACTACCTGGGCACCCAGCACCGCCTGCACGCCGTCTACCACCTGGTGTCGATGACCTACCGGCGGCGGATCCGGCTGGAGGTCGCGGTCAGCGTCGAGGACCCGCACATCCCCTCCGTCACCGCGCTGTACCCCGGCGCGGACTGGCAGGAGCGCGAGACCTACGACATGTTCGGCATCATCTTCGACGGCCACCCGGCGCTGACCCGGATCCTGATGCCGGACGACTGGGACGGCTTCCCGCAGCGCAAGGACTACCCGCTCGGCGGGATCCCGGTGCAGTACAAGGGCGCCACGATCCCGCCGCCCGACGAGCGGAGGGCATACAAGTGA
- a CDS encoding NADH-quinone oxidoreductase subunit D: protein MSQDSYAPSRETTEGRIYNLSGGDWDKVIAGEHLGEERLVLNMGPQHPSTHGVLRLVLELEGESVTDARVVVGYLHTGIEKNTEFRTWTQAVTFLTRADYLSPFFNETAYCMGVERLLGVEVPDRARLIRILMMEINRLSSHWVWLATGGMELGALTAMTNGFRARERCLDIFELITGLRMNHAYVRPGGVAQDLPVGYDEAIRQWIKEMREELVGIDKLLTGQTIWVNRLKDVGWIGVEGCIALGVTGPMLRAAGLPWDLRKTDPYLGYETFDFEVPTDDRGDCWSRYVVRVAEMWESLKIVEQVLDRLEPGPTMIDDPKIGWPAKLSLGPDGMGNSLPHVHHIMGTSMEALIHHFKLVTEGFRVPPGQVYSAVESPRGELGAHVVSDGGTRPFRIHFREPSFINLQATATLAIGGMVADVIASVASIDPVMGGCDR, encoded by the coding sequence GTGAGTCAGGACAGTTACGCACCGAGCCGCGAGACCACCGAGGGCCGCATCTACAACCTCAGTGGTGGCGACTGGGACAAGGTCATCGCCGGCGAGCACCTCGGCGAGGAGCGTCTGGTCCTCAACATGGGCCCGCAGCACCCGTCCACGCACGGCGTGCTTCGACTCGTGCTCGAACTCGAAGGCGAGTCGGTCACGGACGCTCGCGTCGTGGTCGGGTACCTGCACACCGGCATCGAGAAGAACACCGAGTTCCGCACCTGGACGCAGGCCGTCACCTTCCTGACCCGCGCCGACTACCTGTCGCCGTTCTTCAACGAGACCGCCTACTGCATGGGCGTGGAGCGGCTGCTCGGCGTCGAGGTTCCCGACCGGGCCCGGCTGATCCGCATCCTGATGATGGAGATCAACCGGCTGTCCTCGCACTGGGTGTGGCTGGCCACCGGCGGTATGGAGCTCGGCGCGCTGACCGCGATGACCAACGGCTTCCGCGCCCGTGAGCGGTGCCTGGACATCTTCGAGCTGATCACCGGGCTGCGCATGAACCACGCGTACGTGCGCCCCGGCGGCGTCGCGCAGGACCTACCCGTCGGCTACGACGAGGCGATCCGCCAGTGGATCAAGGAGATGCGTGAGGAGCTCGTCGGCATCGACAAGCTGCTCACCGGCCAGACGATCTGGGTCAACCGACTCAAGGACGTCGGCTGGATCGGCGTCGAGGGCTGCATCGCGCTCGGCGTCACCGGTCCGATGCTGCGCGCCGCCGGCCTGCCGTGGGACCTGCGCAAGACCGACCCGTATCTCGGCTACGAGACGTTCGACTTCGAGGTACCGACCGATGACCGTGGGGACTGCTGGTCGCGGTACGTGGTGCGGGTGGCCGAGATGTGGGAGTCGCTGAAGATCGTCGAGCAGGTGCTGGACCGGCTCGAGCCCGGCCCGACGATGATCGACGACCCGAAGATCGGCTGGCCGGCCAAGCTCTCCCTCGGGCCGGACGGCATGGGCAACTCGCTACCGCACGTGCACCACATCATGGGCACCTCGATGGAGGCGCTGATCCACCACTTCAAGCTCGTCACCGAGGGCTTCCGGGTGCCGCCCGGCCAGGTCTACTCGGCGGTCGAGTCGCCGCGTGGCGAACTCGGGGCGCACGTGGTTAGCGACGGCGGCACGCGCCCGTTCCGGATCCACTTCCGCGAGCCGAGCTTCATCAACCTGCAGGCCACGGCGACGTTGGCGATCGGCGGCATGGTCGCCGATGTCATCGCCTCCGTCGCCTCGATCGACCCGGTGATGGGTGGTTGCGACCGGTGA
- the nuoF gene encoding NADH-quinone oxidoreductase subunit NuoF encodes MPLAPVLTKRFGTDQPWKIENYERLDGYAGLRKALTMTPDDLIGLVKDANLRGRGGAGFPTGMKWSFVAEPKGVPRGDRYVVVNADEGEPGTCRDMPLMMNDPHSMVEGIIISCFAIRAARAFIYIRGEAVHAIRRVTAAVEQARARGYLGTDILGSGFDCEITVHAGAGAYICGEETALLDSLEGRRGQPRLKPPFPATNGLYQKPTTVNNVGTLASVPYIVLGGSDWFKKMGPEGSPGPCIYSLSGRVKNPGQYEAPMGTTLRELLELAGGMSRGKELKFWTPGGSSTPMFTAEQLDIPLDFDAAVKAGSMNGTSAVMIFDEDDCVVRAVQKWSDFYAHESCGKCTPCREGTYWYVAIFDRLEHGGGTIEDVETLLDLSDNILGRAFCALGDGATSPVMSSIKYFREEYLAHVEHNGCPHAGARTLAGAH; translated from the coding sequence GTGCCACTGGCTCCCGTCCTCACCAAGCGGTTCGGCACCGACCAGCCGTGGAAGATCGAGAACTACGAGCGGCTCGACGGCTACGCCGGGCTGCGCAAGGCACTGACCATGACGCCGGACGACCTGATCGGACTGGTCAAGGACGCCAACCTGCGCGGCCGCGGCGGCGCCGGCTTCCCGACCGGGATGAAGTGGTCCTTCGTCGCCGAGCCCAAGGGCGTGCCCCGCGGCGATCGCTACGTGGTGGTCAACGCCGACGAGGGTGAGCCGGGCACCTGCCGCGACATGCCGCTGATGATGAACGACCCGCACTCGATGGTCGAGGGCATCATCATCAGCTGTTTCGCGATCCGGGCGGCACGCGCGTTCATCTACATCCGCGGCGAGGCGGTGCACGCGATCCGCCGGGTCACCGCTGCCGTCGAGCAGGCCCGCGCACGCGGCTACCTCGGTACCGACATCCTCGGCTCCGGTTTCGACTGCGAGATCACCGTGCACGCGGGCGCCGGCGCATACATCTGCGGCGAGGAGACCGCGCTGCTCGACTCGCTCGAGGGACGGCGCGGCCAGCCCCGGCTCAAGCCGCCGTTCCCCGCCACCAACGGGCTGTACCAGAAGCCGACCACCGTGAACAACGTCGGGACGCTGGCCAGCGTCCCGTACATCGTTCTCGGCGGCAGCGACTGGTTCAAGAAGATGGGGCCGGAGGGCTCGCCGGGCCCGTGCATCTACTCGCTGTCCGGTCGGGTGAAGAACCCCGGCCAGTACGAGGCGCCGATGGGCACCACGCTGCGTGAGCTGCTCGAGCTCGCGGGCGGAATGAGCCGCGGCAAGGAACTGAAGTTCTGGACGCCCGGGGGCTCGTCGACACCGATGTTCACGGCCGAGCAGCTGGACATCCCGCTCGACTTCGACGCGGCGGTCAAGGCCGGTTCGATGAACGGCACCTCCGCTGTGATGATCTTCGACGAGGACGACTGCGTCGTGCGCGCCGTGCAGAAGTGGAGCGACTTCTACGCCCACGAGTCGTGCGGCAAGTGCACGCCGTGCCGTGAGGGCACCTACTGGTACGTCGCGATCTTCGACCGGCTGGAGCACGGTGGCGGCACGATCGAGGACGTCGAGACGCTGCTGGACCTGTCCGACAACATCCTGGGCCGCGCGTTCTGCGCGCTGGGCGACGGCGCGACCAGCCCGGTGATGTCCTCGATCAAGTACTTCCGCGAGGAGTACCTCGCGCACGTCGAGCACAACGGATGCCCGCACGCCGGCGCGCGCACCCTGGCAGGAGCACACTAA
- a CDS encoding NADH-quinone oxidoreductase subunit G, which translates to MSEAPAKEDLITLTIDGFELSVPKGTLLIRAAEQLGIQIPRFCDHPLLEPAGACRQCLVEVTDMGNGRGMPKPAASCTTTVMPGMVVKTQLSSVVADKAQQGVMELLLINHPLDCPICDKGGECPLQNQAMSNGRGESRFRDVKRTWPKPIAISTNVLLDRERCISCLRCVRFSEQIAGDPFIDMFDRGWQQEISTSEDVPFQSYYSGNTIQICPVGALTSSSYRFRARPFDLRSADSICEHCASGCAQRTDFRRGKVTRRLAGEDPQVNEEWNCDKGRFAFRYATQPDRLLTPLVRDQNGKLVETSWPKALERAATGLREAIDRGGVGVLPGGRLTEEDAYAYAKFARVALGTNDVDARTRPVSAEELSFLGSHVAGTTPQRVSYESLDAAPAVLLVGFEPEEESPIVFLRLRKSTRLGRTKVWTIAPLRSAGVRKLDGTLIKTVPGGEANALNTLDAAVSEALAQPGAVILAGERLASSPGALSAVAALAAGTGAALAWVPRRAGEVGAVDAGAVPTLLPGGRPVTDAAARGEVAAVWGAELPAQPGRDVDAILAAAAGGSLAALVVGAVDPDDVADPAVAAQALERAGFIVSLEIRHSVVTEHADVVLPVAPAAEKAGRFVTWEGRRRPFEATLHTTALSDAQVLDALAEELDVSLNTRTVGLVRAELARLGGWGARPAAPAVAAAAPPTPAEGEVLLATWHELLDAGRGQDGDENLAGTAKPARAILSAATAVAAGIRDGGTLAVSTGAGTVVAPAVIADVADGVVWLPTNARDCRVRSTLGVTSGASVRLANADAPPVVGADPAAAAGGGQ; encoded by the coding sequence ATGAGCGAAGCACCCGCCAAGGAAGACCTGATCACGCTCACCATCGACGGGTTCGAGCTGTCGGTTCCGAAGGGGACGCTGCTGATCCGCGCGGCCGAGCAGTTGGGCATCCAGATCCCGCGCTTCTGCGACCACCCGCTGCTCGAGCCGGCCGGCGCGTGCCGCCAGTGCCTGGTGGAGGTCACCGACATGGGCAACGGGCGCGGCATGCCCAAGCCGGCCGCGTCCTGCACCACCACGGTGATGCCCGGCATGGTGGTGAAGACGCAGCTCAGTTCGGTGGTAGCCGACAAGGCGCAGCAGGGCGTCATGGAGCTGCTGCTGATCAACCACCCGCTCGACTGCCCGATCTGCGACAAGGGCGGCGAGTGCCCGCTGCAGAACCAGGCGATGAGCAACGGCCGCGGCGAGTCCCGCTTCCGCGACGTCAAGCGCACCTGGCCCAAGCCGATCGCCATCTCGACGAACGTGCTCCTCGACCGCGAGCGCTGCATCTCCTGCCTGCGCTGCGTCCGCTTCTCCGAGCAGATCGCGGGCGATCCGTTCATCGACATGTTCGACCGCGGCTGGCAGCAGGAGATCAGTACCAGCGAGGACGTCCCGTTCCAGTCGTACTACTCCGGCAACACCATCCAGATCTGCCCGGTCGGCGCGCTCACCAGTTCGTCCTACCGGTTCCGGGCGCGCCCGTTCGACCTGCGCTCGGCCGACTCGATCTGCGAGCACTGCGCGTCGGGGTGCGCCCAACGCACCGACTTCCGCCGCGGCAAGGTCACCCGCCGGCTCGCCGGCGAGGACCCGCAGGTGAACGAGGAGTGGAACTGCGACAAGGGCCGCTTCGCGTTCAGGTACGCGACCCAACCCGATCGGCTGCTGACCCCGCTGGTGCGTGACCAGAACGGCAAGCTGGTCGAGACGAGCTGGCCCAAGGCGCTCGAGCGCGCGGCGACGGGTCTGCGCGAGGCGATCGATCGCGGCGGCGTGGGCGTGCTGCCCGGCGGCCGGCTCACCGAGGAGGACGCCTACGCGTACGCGAAGTTCGCGCGCGTGGCCCTCGGCACGAACGACGTCGACGCTCGCACCCGCCCGGTGAGCGCCGAGGAGCTTTCGTTCCTGGGCTCGCACGTCGCGGGCACCACGCCGCAACGGGTGTCGTACGAGTCGCTCGACGCGGCGCCTGCGGTACTGCTCGTCGGCTTCGAGCCGGAGGAGGAGTCGCCGATCGTCTTCCTGCGGCTGCGCAAGAGCACCCGGCTGGGTCGGACGAAGGTCTGGACGATCGCGCCGCTGCGCTCCGCCGGGGTGCGCAAGCTCGACGGCACCCTGATCAAGACGGTCCCCGGCGGCGAGGCGAACGCGCTGAACACGCTGGACGCCGCGGTGTCCGAGGCGCTCGCGCAGCCCGGTGCCGTGATCCTCGCCGGTGAGCGGCTGGCGTCCTCGCCCGGCGCGCTGAGCGCGGTCGCGGCGCTGGCCGCCGGCACCGGTGCGGCCCTGGCCTGGGTGCCGCGCCGTGCCGGCGAGGTCGGCGCGGTCGACGCCGGTGCGGTGCCCACCCTGCTGCCCGGCGGCCGTCCGGTCACCGACGCGGCTGCGCGTGGCGAGGTGGCCGCGGTGTGGGGGGCCGAGCTGCCTGCGCAACCGGGTCGCGATGTGGACGCCATCCTGGCCGCCGCGGCGGGTGGCTCGCTCGCCGCGCTGGTGGTCGGTGCGGTGGACCCCGACGACGTCGCCGACCCCGCAGTGGCCGCGCAGGCGCTGGAGCGGGCCGGATTCATCGTCTCGCTCGAGATCCGGCACAGCGTGGTCACCGAGCACGCCGACGTGGTGCTGCCGGTCGCGCCGGCCGCCGAGAAGGCCGGCCGGTTCGTGACCTGGGAGGGGCGCCGCCGCCCGTTCGAGGCGACGCTGCACACCACCGCGCTCTCGGACGCGCAGGTTCTGGACGCGCTCGCCGAGGAGTTGGACGTCTCGCTCAACACGCGCACCGTCGGGCTGGTGCGCGCCGAGCTGGCGCGGCTCGGTGGCTGGGGCGCCCGTCCGGCCGCTCCGGCGGTGGCCGCCGCCGCGCCGCCCACCCCGGCCGAGGGCGAGGTGCTGCTGGCCACCTGGCACGAGCTGCTCGACGCCGGGCGGGGCCAGGACGGGGACGAGAACCTGGCCGGCACCGCCAAGCCCGCCCGCGCGATCCTGTCCGCCGCCACCGCGGTGGCCGCCGGCATCCGGGACGGCGGCACGCTGGCCGTCTCGACCGGCGCCGGCACCGTGGTCGCCCCCGCGGTGATAGCCGACGTTGCCGACGGCGTGGTCTGGCTGCCGACCAACGCGCGCGACTGCCGGGTCCGTAGCACGCTCGGCGTGACGTCCGGCGCGAGCGTGCGGCTGGCCAACGCCGATGCCCCACCGGTCGTCGGCGCCGATCCCGCCGCCGCGGCAGGGGGTGGACAGTGA
- the nuoE gene encoding NADH-quinone oxidoreductase subunit NuoE: MTNPRLSVQTDSTDAGGVNFRTSVINLERPGDPSIFDAQTDREADELIARYPAGQARSALLPMLHLVQSVQGYVTPDGIAFCADKLGITKAQVAAVATFYTMYKRSPTGEYLVSVCTNTLCGMLGGDEIFAALKDTLGVGNNETTPDGSITLEHAECLAACDYAPVVTVNYEFFDNQTVGSARNIVDELRSGSRPVPTRGAPLCTFRQIERQVAGFFDEQSLAQDAPSGGVPTEVGVKLALERGDTAPSYATQDGGGAAGSPAAHTSDQPTSAHDAPLRTAESDGSATPAGATEAKSTPAETPKAAPAKRVRKTSAKKED; this comes from the coding sequence GTGACGAATCCACGACTGTCGGTGCAGACCGATTCGACCGACGCGGGCGGGGTCAACTTCCGCACCTCGGTGATCAACCTGGAGCGTCCCGGCGATCCGAGCATCTTCGACGCGCAGACCGACCGTGAGGCCGACGAGCTGATCGCGCGCTACCCGGCCGGCCAGGCCCGCTCGGCGTTGCTGCCGATGCTGCACCTGGTCCAGTCGGTGCAGGGCTACGTCACGCCGGACGGCATCGCGTTCTGTGCCGACAAGCTCGGCATCACCAAGGCGCAGGTCGCCGCGGTCGCGACGTTCTACACGATGTACAAGCGCAGCCCGACCGGCGAGTACCTGGTCAGCGTCTGCACCAACACGCTGTGCGGCATGCTCGGCGGCGACGAGATCTTCGCCGCGCTGAAGGACACGCTCGGCGTCGGCAACAACGAGACCACGCCGGACGGATCGATCACCCTGGAGCACGCCGAGTGCCTGGCGGCGTGCGACTACGCGCCCGTGGTCACCGTCAACTACGAGTTCTTCGACAACCAGACGGTCGGCAGCGCGCGCAACATCGTCGACGAGTTGCGCTCCGGTTCGCGGCCGGTGCCGACGCGCGGCGCGCCGCTGTGCACGTTCAGGCAGATCGAGCGGCAGGTCGCCGGCTTCTTCGACGAGCAGAGCCTGGCCCAGGACGCGCCGAGCGGCGGCGTGCCGACCGAGGTGGGCGTCAAGCTCGCGCTCGAGCGCGGCGACACCGCGCCGTCCTACGCCACGCAGGACGGCGGCGGCGCGGCCGGCTCCCCGGCGGCGCACACGTCCGACCAGCCCACGAGCGCGCATGACGCCCCGCTGCGGACCGCGGAGTCGGACGGGTCGGCGACGCCGGCCGGTGCGACCGAGGCGAAGTCGACACCCGCCGAGACGCCGAAGGCCGCTCCGGCCAAGCGCGTTCGCAAGACCAGCGCGAAGAAGGAGGACTGA
- a CDS encoding NuoB/complex I 20 kDa subunit family protein, with the protein MGLEEKLPDGILLASVEKIVNWTRKSSLWPATFGLACCAIEMMTFGAPRFDSARFGMEVFRASPRQADLMIVAGRVSQKMAPVLRQIYDQMPDPKWVLAMGVCASSGGMFNNYAIVQGVDHVVPVDMYLPGCPPRPEMLIDAILKLHTKIMNEPLGPKRAAKLADQRVELVPSSIKYGR; encoded by the coding sequence GTGGGTCTTGAAGAGAAGCTTCCGGACGGGATCCTGCTCGCGAGCGTCGAGAAGATCGTCAACTGGACGCGCAAGTCCTCGCTGTGGCCGGCCACCTTCGGCCTGGCCTGCTGCGCGATCGAGATGATGACGTTCGGCGCGCCGCGCTTCGACTCGGCGCGCTTCGGCATGGAGGTGTTCCGCGCCTCGCCGCGGCAGGCCGACCTGATGATCGTCGCCGGCCGGGTCAGCCAGAAGATGGCCCCGGTGCTGCGCCAGATCTACGACCAGATGCCCGATCCGAAGTGGGTGCTGGCGATGGGCGTCTGCGCCAGCTCCGGCGGCATGTTCAACAACTACGCGATCGTGCAGGGCGTCGATCACGTGGTGCCCGTCGACATGTACCTGCCGGGTTGCCCGCCGCGCCCGGAGATGCTGATCGACGCGATCCTCAAGCTGCACACCAAGATCATGAACGAGCCGCTCGGACCGAAGCGGGCGGCGAAACTGGCGGACCAGCGCGTCGAACTCGTCCCCTCGTCCATCAAGTACGGCCGGTGA
- a CDS encoding geranylgeranyl reductase family protein → MTAPSTEVRPQSDVPEDRSSADVIVVGAGPAGSSAAYWLATAGLDVLLLEKTTFPREKVCGDGLTPRGTRALLDMGIDVSEDAGWLHNKGLRVVGGGQRLHLNWPELSSFPPYGLVRPRADLDALLAAQAVKAGARLHEQVTVTEPTLDSAGRVTGVRARGQDKRPLQFTAPLVLTCEGVSGKLAQALGVHRNDKRPLGVAVRRYYTSSKTHDDYLESWLELWDGKANESNLLPGYGWIFGMGDGTVNAGLGVLNSSAGFGKTDYRAMLTRWLDNTPEEWGLREQNATCPTRGAALPMGFNRTPHYLRGLLLVGDSGGSVNPFNGEGIPYAMESGKFAAEAAVEALRRASGPAREDALAKYPKRMQQEWGAYYRLGAIFVKLIGNPKVMQACTRHGLPHPALMRFVLKLLANLTDPHDGDLSDRVISVLTRLTPAVR, encoded by the coding sequence ATGACAGCGCCGAGCACCGAGGTGCGCCCGCAGTCGGACGTACCCGAGGACCGCAGCAGCGCCGATGTGATCGTGGTCGGCGCCGGGCCGGCGGGCAGCAGCGCCGCCTACTGGCTGGCGACGGCCGGGCTCGACGTGCTGCTGCTGGAGAAGACCACCTTCCCGCGCGAGAAGGTGTGCGGTGACGGGCTCACCCCGCGCGGCACGCGAGCGCTGCTGGACATGGGCATCGACGTCAGCGAGGACGCCGGCTGGCTGCACAACAAGGGGCTGCGCGTCGTCGGTGGCGGCCAGCGGCTGCACCTGAACTGGCCGGAGCTGTCCAGCTTCCCGCCGTACGGACTGGTCCGCCCGCGCGCCGACCTGGACGCCCTGCTCGCCGCGCAGGCGGTCAAGGCCGGCGCCCGGCTGCACGAGCAGGTCACGGTTACCGAGCCGACCCTCGACTCCGCCGGCCGGGTCACCGGCGTGCGGGCCCGCGGCCAGGACAAGCGGCCGCTACAGTTCACTGCCCCGCTCGTGCTCACCTGCGAGGGGGTGAGCGGCAAACTCGCCCAGGCACTCGGCGTGCACCGCAACGACAAGCGGCCGCTGGGCGTCGCCGTCCGCCGCTACTACACCAGCTCCAAGACCCATGACGACTACCTCGAGTCGTGGCTGGAGCTATGGGACGGCAAGGCGAACGAGTCGAACCTGCTGCCCGGCTACGGCTGGATCTTCGGCATGGGCGACGGCACGGTGAACGCGGGCCTGGGCGTGCTCAACTCCAGCGCCGGCTTCGGCAAGACCGACTACCGGGCGATGCTCACCCGCTGGCTGGACAACACGCCCGAGGAGTGGGGACTGCGCGAGCAGAACGCCACCTGCCCGACCCGCGGAGCGGCACTGCCGATGGGGTTCAACCGCACGCCGCACTACCTGCGCGGCCTGCTGCTCGTCGGCGACTCCGGCGGCAGCGTCAACCCGTTCAACGGCGAGGGCATCCCGTACGCGATGGAGTCCGGCAAGTTCGCCGCCGAGGCCGCGGTCGAAGCGCTGCGCAGGGCGTCCGGTCCCGCGCGGGAGGACGCGCTCGCGAAGTACCCCAAGCGGATGCAGCAGGAGTGGGGCGCGTACTACCGGCTCGGCGCGATCTTCGTGAAGCTGATCGGCAACCCCAAGGTGATGCAGGCCTGCACCCGGCACGGCCTGCCGCACCCGGCGCTGATGCGCTTCGTCCTCAAGCTGCTGGCGAACCTCACCGACCCGCATGACGGCGACCTGTCCGACCGGGTGATCTCCGTGCTGACCCGACTCACCCCGGCGGTCCGTTAG
- a CDS encoding NADH-quinone oxidoreductase subunit A → MLAPYLPIVLLFALALAFALFSVVIAPFVGPRRYNKAKLDFYECGIEPTPQPLGPNRFPIKYFLTAMLFIVFDIEIIFLYPYAVANKMLGLFGLVEIILFIVTVFAAYAYVWRRGGLDWD, encoded by the coding sequence ATGCTTGCGCCGTATCTGCCGATCGTTCTGTTGTTCGCGCTGGCCCTGGCCTTCGCGCTGTTCTCGGTGGTGATCGCACCGTTCGTCGGCCCGCGCCGCTACAACAAGGCCAAGCTGGACTTCTACGAGTGCGGCATCGAACCGACTCCGCAGCCGCTCGGCCCGAACCGGTTCCCGATCAAGTACTTCCTGACGGCGATGCTGTTCATCGTCTTCGACATCGAGATCATCTTCCTGTACCCGTACGCCGTGGCGAACAAGATGCTCGGGCTGTTCGGGCTGGTCGAGATCATCTTGTTCATCGTCACCGTGTTCGCCGCGTACGCCTATGTGTGGCGCCGCGGCGGGCTGGATTGGGACTAG